Within the Bacteroidales bacterium genome, the region ACTTTTGATGCAGCCATGATGAATTTCATTGTTATTGGTGAAATGGCCGACAAACTCTCCGAGGAGATAAAAGATGAAACTAAAAACCAAGTTGATTGGGGCAAAGTAATAGGATTCCGAAACATTATTGCCCACAATTATTTTGGAATAGATGCAGAAGAAGTCTGGCAAATAATTCAAACAAGCCTTTCTAACCTACAAGAAACATTGCGAGATTACGTGGATTAATTTAAGGTCCAAAAA harbors:
- a CDS encoding DUF86 domain-containing protein codes for the protein MYKMSHKDFASVVSILDSIEKIMDYTSSFNNADEFYADTKTFDAAMMNFIVIGEMADKLSEEIKDETKNQVDWGKVIGFRNIIAHNYFGIDAEEVWQIIQTSLSNLQETLRDYVD